In Edaphobacter paludis, a single window of DNA contains:
- the glp gene encoding gephyrin-like molybdotransferase Glp — protein MSNVVDFDEALKVVRGQAGSLHKLETDGAPLLECLNRVLAEPVVADRDQPPFERSTRDGFAVRAEDASGPRRLIGQIRAGERWTSAPLQRGQAIEIMTGAPMPQGADAVVMVEHVELRDGSILLLQGRMVRTGENIVRRGSEARAGDVVLAEGTVIGGAEIALAAACGRSGLSVFRRPRVAIVATGDELVELDETPDEQQIRNSNSYGLAALVAKAGGDAVRLPIARDRSDDLEKLILEARSCDLLLLSGGVSMGKYDLVEEVLHEMEAEFFFTGVKMQPGKPVVFGTLPASGGFPAQFFFGLPGNPVSTQVTFHCFVEPLLRAMGGAEVSPPRFAQATLGEDVAGKPGLTRVLPARLTCDWARPEVRVVVWQGSGDLAANARANCYAVLPPDVERFRAGDVITVLLR, from the coding sequence ATGTCCAACGTAGTCGATTTCGATGAAGCGCTGAAGGTGGTCCGGGGCCAGGCCGGTAGCCTGCACAAGCTGGAGACAGACGGCGCGCCTCTGCTGGAGTGCCTTAACCGAGTGTTGGCAGAGCCCGTGGTTGCAGATCGCGATCAGCCGCCATTCGAACGGTCTACGCGCGATGGCTTTGCCGTGCGGGCGGAGGATGCGAGTGGGCCTCGGCGTCTGATCGGACAGATTCGGGCGGGAGAACGCTGGACCAGCGCTCCGCTGCAACGAGGACAGGCTATCGAGATCATGACCGGCGCTCCCATGCCGCAGGGAGCGGACGCGGTCGTGATGGTTGAGCATGTCGAGTTGCGGGATGGATCTATTCTCTTGCTTCAGGGACGAATGGTGCGTACCGGGGAGAACATCGTACGGCGCGGCAGCGAGGCTCGCGCCGGGGATGTGGTGCTTGCCGAGGGAACGGTGATCGGGGGTGCGGAGATTGCGCTGGCGGCGGCCTGCGGTCGGTCTGGATTGTCCGTCTTTCGCAGGCCGCGAGTGGCGATTGTGGCCACCGGCGATGAGCTGGTGGAACTGGATGAGACGCCGGACGAGCAACAGATCAGAAACTCGAACAGCTACGGCTTGGCCGCGCTCGTGGCGAAAGCTGGAGGAGATGCCGTCCGGCTGCCGATTGCGCGCGACAGGAGTGATGATCTGGAAAAGCTCATTCTCGAGGCTCGAAGTTGCGACCTTTTGCTGCTCTCGGGCGGCGTGTCGATGGGAAAGTACGATCTCGTCGAAGAGGTGCTGCACGAAATGGAAGCGGAGTTTTTCTTCACCGGCGTGAAGATGCAGCCTGGTAAGCCAGTGGTGTTTGGCACGCTTCCGGCGAGCGGCGGCTTCCCTGCTCAGTTTTTCTTTGGGCTTCCGGGGAACCCGGTGTCGACGCAGGTGACGTTTCATTGTTTCGTCGAGCCACTGCTGCGAGCGATGGGAGGGGCCGAAGTTTCACCGCCGCGATTCGCGCAGGCTACGCTTGGCGAAGATGTGGCCGGAAAGCCGGGGCTGACTCGTGTCCTGCCCGCGCGGTTGACCTGTGATTGGGCGCGTCCTGAGGTTCGCGTTGTGGTGTGGCAGGGGTCGGGCGATCTTGCAGCCAATGCTCGCGCGAACTGCTATGCTGTGCTGCCTCCGGATGTCGAGCGATTCAGGGCAGGAGATGTGATAACGGTGCTGCTGCGGTAG
- a CDS encoding tetratricopeptide repeat protein, with the protein MKKHFGLFKISTLTIALLVVVAMAHPSRSMAQATASIHGHVNNPINQPITKGDVKLTTDRTSDAKSRKYQYTFPIDQNGDYKGTGVAPGNYVAVVFVDDKSIDFNDNVALSNGDDKVVNFDMSRQEYINKMTPDEKKQLEEYKKKNEEAMKANSQIANLNKTLLQARADTKAGNYDAAITAMQGATASKPDEAILWVALGDAQLGAANAAAKTGTATTDPGLQKKFSDAADSYQKAIDLNSASKKPNPQTAAAAYNQLAQALSRSGKTADATAAYDKAATADPANAGMYYFNEAATFYNTGKLDEAGAAADKAIAADPKRADAYYIKGQSLIPKATVDPKTQKIVAPPGCVEAYQQYLALAPDGPHAADVKGILTGIGAKVESSYKAPKKK; encoded by the coding sequence ATGAAGAAGCATTTCGGATTATTTAAGATAAGCACCCTGACCATCGCCTTGCTGGTGGTCGTCGCGATGGCGCACCCGTCGCGGTCCATGGCGCAGGCGACTGCGAGCATTCATGGCCACGTCAACAATCCCATCAACCAGCCGATCACCAAGGGCGACGTCAAGCTGACGACGGACCGCACCTCCGACGCAAAGAGCCGCAAGTATCAGTACACCTTCCCCATCGACCAGAACGGCGACTACAAGGGAACGGGAGTCGCGCCAGGGAACTATGTCGCGGTGGTCTTTGTCGACGACAAGAGCATCGACTTCAACGACAACGTGGCCCTGTCGAATGGTGATGATAAGGTCGTGAACTTCGACATGAGCCGCCAGGAATACATCAACAAGATGACTCCGGACGAGAAGAAGCAGCTTGAAGAGTACAAGAAGAAGAACGAAGAGGCGATGAAGGCCAATTCGCAGATTGCGAACCTGAACAAGACGCTGCTTCAGGCGCGGGCAGATACCAAGGCCGGCAACTACGATGCTGCCATCACCGCGATGCAGGGTGCGACAGCGAGCAAGCCCGACGAGGCTATTCTGTGGGTTGCCCTCGGCGATGCGCAGCTTGGCGCAGCAAACGCCGCGGCCAAGACCGGTACGGCGACGACCGATCCGGGATTGCAGAAGAAGTTTTCTGATGCAGCCGACTCCTACCAAAAGGCGATCGATCTGAATTCTGCTTCAAAGAAGCCGAATCCGCAGACGGCGGCGGCGGCTTACAACCAGCTCGCACAGGCGTTGAGCAGGAGCGGAAAGACGGCGGATGCCACCGCAGCCTATGACAAGGCTGCCACAGCGGACCCTGCCAACGCAGGCATGTACTACTTCAACGAGGCTGCCACTTTCTATAACACCGGCAAGCTCGACGAAGCGGGTGCAGCAGCCGACAAGGCCATCGCTGCCGATCCGAAGCGCGCTGACGCCTATTACATCAAGGGCCAGTCGTTGATTCCGAAGGCAACCGTCGACCCGAAGACACAGAAGATCGTTGCTCCCCCGGGTTGCGTCGAGGCCTATCAGCAGTACCTTGCGCTGGCTCCCGATGGTCCTCATGCCGCGGACGTGAAGGGTATTCTTACCGGCATTGGCGCGAAGGTCGAATCGAGCTACAAGGCTCCCAAAAAGAAGTAA
- the queC gene encoding 7-cyano-7-deazaguanine synthase QueC, with protein sequence MDSCVCASLAARDYDVYALHFSYGQRTEARELRSAEEVARIVGVRELLPLRIDLFRRIGGSALTDTSIAVPVAGDEASIGHEIPVTYVPFRNAHFLSAAVSWAEVLGAKTVFIGAVEQDSSGYPDCRPAYYEAFNRLIETGTKEGDIRIVTPLIELRKSEIVRLGVELGAPFHVSWSCYSGETVACGVCESCILRLRAFRDAGATDPIPYAIA encoded by the coding sequence ATGGATTCCTGCGTCTGCGCTTCGCTGGCGGCGCGCGATTATGACGTCTATGCGCTGCACTTCAGCTATGGCCAAAGGACGGAGGCGCGCGAGTTACGCTCTGCCGAGGAGGTTGCGCGCATTGTGGGTGTGCGCGAGTTGCTGCCGCTCAGGATCGACCTTTTCCGCAGGATCGGCGGCTCGGCGCTCACTGATACCAGCATCGCCGTTCCCGTGGCTGGCGACGAGGCCAGCATCGGCCATGAGATTCCAGTCACTTATGTCCCCTTCCGCAATGCGCATTTTCTTTCGGCAGCGGTAAGCTGGGCCGAGGTGTTGGGCGCGAAGACTGTCTTTATCGGCGCGGTGGAGCAGGATAGCTCCGGCTATCCCGACTGCCGTCCTGCCTATTACGAGGCGTTCAATCGGCTCATCGAGACAGGCACCAAAGAGGGCGATATTCGCATCGTTACCCCGCTGATCGAGCTGCGCAAGAGCGAGATCGTCCGTCTGGGAGTTGAACTGGGTGCTCCGTTCCATGTAAGTTGGTCTTGTTATTCCGGTGAAACCGTGGCTTGCGGCGTCTGCGAGAGCTGCATTCTGCGGCTGCGCGCATTTCGCGACGCCGGGGCCACCGATCCGATACCGTATGCCATCGCCTGA
- a CDS encoding putative signal transducing protein codes for MAEKSQDPEEYVTVAEFMEPAFAQMAKGALESAGIECFLEGEHANSMISLAFWAQLQVHRQDEVAARLILDESEDASDEASTAERASEIADLQDDLA; via the coding sequence ATGGCAGAGAAATCGCAGGACCCCGAGGAGTACGTAACGGTAGCCGAGTTTATGGAACCGGCCTTCGCGCAGATGGCGAAGGGCGCGTTGGAGTCGGCTGGAATCGAGTGCTTTCTGGAGGGGGAACACGCCAACAGCATGATCAGCCTGGCGTTCTGGGCGCAGTTGCAGGTACATCGGCAGGATGAAGTCGCGGCGCGACTGATTCTTGACGAATCCGAAGATGCCTCGGACGAAGCCTCGACGGCCGAACGGGCTTCCGAAATCGCGGACCTTCAGGATGACCTTGCCTGA
- a CDS encoding DUF3108 domain-containing protein, whose amino-acid sequence MILPGGGLALAQQTSSIPTLQPPPTGYVFPAQETLSYTVDWRVFTAGTAVFHLTREGNVQKVDATADSVGGVTMLFPVVDRFQSGFDTRTGCSTGFSKQLQEGRRKVSSDLSFNYSQGKQTQVERNLVKGTSKQQTASIPACVTDSLSAIFYAASQPLIVGKTVSFPLADSMRTVTVTMKVEAREEIKTPAGTFQTLRVQPTADEGVVKNRGKIWIWYTDDPRHMPVQIRAQLFWGTITFHLQSYETK is encoded by the coding sequence GTGATCTTGCCTGGCGGAGGGCTGGCGCTCGCGCAGCAGACGTCGTCCATTCCCACGTTGCAACCCCCGCCGACGGGATATGTCTTTCCTGCCCAGGAGACGCTGAGCTATACCGTCGACTGGCGCGTTTTTACTGCCGGGACAGCCGTCTTTCACCTGACGCGTGAAGGAAATGTGCAGAAGGTGGATGCGACTGCCGATTCGGTGGGCGGAGTGACGATGCTCTTTCCTGTGGTCGATAGATTTCAGTCGGGGTTCGACACGCGGACAGGCTGCTCCACCGGCTTCAGCAAGCAGTTGCAGGAGGGGCGCCGCAAGGTATCGAGCGATCTGAGCTTTAACTATTCGCAGGGCAAGCAGACGCAAGTGGAGCGAAACCTGGTCAAGGGCACATCAAAGCAGCAGACGGCGTCGATCCCGGCCTGCGTCACCGATTCCCTCTCGGCTATCTTTTATGCGGCGTCGCAGCCACTGATCGTCGGTAAGACGGTGAGCTTTCCGCTGGCGGACTCCATGCGCACCGTCACGGTGACGATGAAGGTCGAGGCGCGCGAAGAGATCAAAACGCCCGCAGGAACTTTTCAGACGCTGCGTGTGCAGCCGACGGCGGACGAGGGTGTGGTGAAGAACCGCGGCAAGATCTGGATCTGGTACACGGACGATCCACGCCACATGCCTGTGCAGATTCGTGCCCAGCTCTTCTGGGGCACCATAACTTTCCACCTGCAATCGTATGAGACTAAATAA
- a CDS encoding isoprenylcysteine carboxylmethyltransferase family protein, whose translation MSERTQWQRIARRIRVPLGFIFAAVFLWLARPTWQTMLVSLLLVVPGVWLRAYAAGYVRKNAELTRTGPYAHTRNPLYLGSMMIAFGFAAAAASWIIFIALAILFAAIYLPTIRSEELYLREHFSGFDEYAKNVPRLLPRLTAAPTTDDRGSFSSKLYLHHREYNASMGAIAIYAALAARLLFFKR comes from the coding sequence GTGAGCGAACGAACACAATGGCAGCGGATCGCGCGGCGCATCCGCGTCCCTCTGGGATTCATCTTTGCCGCGGTCTTTCTTTGGCTGGCGCGGCCTACGTGGCAGACGATGCTGGTGAGCCTGCTTCTAGTGGTGCCGGGGGTATGGCTGCGCGCCTACGCCGCCGGATACGTCCGCAAGAACGCCGAACTGACCCGCACCGGGCCTTACGCGCATACGCGCAATCCACTTTATCTCGGTTCGATGATGATCGCCTTCGGCTTTGCGGCGGCAGCGGCGAGCTGGATCATCTTTATTGCGCTGGCAATCCTCTTCGCGGCGATCTACCTGCCGACCATCCGCTCTGAGGAGCTGTACCTGCGCGAGCATTTTTCCGGCTTCGACGAGTACGCGAAGAACGTGCCCCGTCTGCTACCGCGGCTGACGGCTGCGCCGACCACGGACGACCGCGGCAGCTTCTCCTCCAAGCTCTATCTGCATCACCGCGAGTACAATGCCAGTATGGGTGCCATCGCCATCTATGCGGCGCTGGCAGCGCGCTTACTGTTTTTTAAACGGTAG
- a CDS encoding glycosyltransferase family 9 protein, with protein MSRSSPISSDRNLQRRVLIVRIGAMGDVLHAMPAVAALRLRHPEWFIGWAIDPCWAELLQTAATAERGPAMPLVDRCYRVPTREWKQRTFSLDTMASIRTVRRELRGERFGQFDLCVDMQGSIRSSMIGWMAGAEKFAGCAEPRERPARWMYGQKINVNAAHVIEQGCEILGGAVGEPLTPAKVELPIDNAAEGWRDELLSRVAPEGRKFVVIAPSAGWGAKQWPAERYGAVAAELARAGYVPLVNAVFSGDILANAVVDASGGVAVVVPCSVSQLIALLRRASLVIAGDTGPLHLAAALERPVVALFGPTDPARNGPYGTASRVLRHASSKKDHTRHAETEEGLMQITTEEVVAAAFDLLQSAR; from the coding sequence TTGAGTAGGTCGTCACCTATTTCGTCAGACAGAAATCTCCAGCGCCGCGTGTTGATTGTGCGGATTGGCGCGATGGGAGATGTGCTGCACGCCATGCCGGCGGTGGCGGCGCTGCGACTGCGGCATCCGGAGTGGTTTATTGGGTGGGCGATCGATCCGTGCTGGGCAGAGCTGCTGCAAACGGCAGCCACAGCGGAACGGGGGCCAGCAATGCCGCTGGTCGACCGCTGCTATAGGGTGCCGACGCGGGAGTGGAAGCAGCGGACGTTTTCGCTGGACACGATGGCGAGCATTCGGACGGTGCGGCGGGAGCTGCGGGGTGAGCGGTTTGGGCAGTTTGATCTGTGCGTCGATATGCAGGGGTCGATACGCTCTTCGATGATTGGCTGGATGGCGGGAGCGGAAAAGTTCGCGGGTTGCGCGGAGCCGCGTGAACGGCCTGCTCGATGGATGTATGGCCAGAAGATCAATGTGAATGCGGCGCATGTTATTGAACAAGGCTGCGAGATTCTTGGAGGGGCTGTCGGCGAGCCGCTGACGCCAGCGAAGGTCGAACTTCCCATCGACAACGCCGCTGAGGGGTGGCGGGACGAGCTTCTTTCGCGAGTAGCGCCTGAGGGCAGGAAGTTTGTGGTGATTGCGCCTTCCGCCGGATGGGGGGCGAAGCAGTGGCCTGCGGAGCGCTATGGAGCGGTCGCCGCTGAGTTGGCGCGAGCGGGCTATGTGCCGCTGGTCAATGCTGTGTTCAGCGGAGATATTCTGGCGAATGCGGTGGTGGATGCGAGTGGAGGGGTGGCGGTGGTGGTTCCCTGTTCGGTGAGCCAGTTGATCGCGCTGCTACGCCGCGCCAGTCTGGTGATCGCGGGAGATACTGGCCCGCTGCATCTGGCGGCGGCGCTGGAGAGACCTGTCGTCGCGTTGTTTGGGCCGACCGATCCTGCACGAAACGGGCCTTATGGAACGGCTTCGCGGGTGTTGCGCCATGCTTCGAGCAAGAAGGATCACACCCGCCACGCAGAGACTGAAGAGGGGTTGATGCAGATCACAACGGAAGAAGTTGTGGCAGCGGCGTTCGACCTGCTGCAATCGGCAAGGTAA
- the lpxK gene encoding tetraacyldisaccharide 4'-kinase produces MSIRRPLLLPLAPVYGVGLAVKQLLFRLGWLKQRRLANPVISVGSVSAGGAGKTPVVMMLAGMLRRRGYTVTILTRGFGRAPKTVERVEPYGDAAWFGDEPVLMAQRAGVPVFVGADRYSAGVLAEQSETTGKIAVHLLDDGFQHRKLARDIDIVLLTQEDVEDTLLPAGNLREPLSALRGADVIVVREEELERLQSFIGGLSHKGNPIAVWVIRRRLSLDGEGGKLLKGRRLAFCGIARPKDFTGMLLAGGCQPIETVVFPDHYAYTDQDVAQLQQEARRHGADGFVTTEKDAVKLTPAMREHLEAVGPLVVARLGVELVDESSAIMQLIAMEPRLDRRSQNR; encoded by the coding sequence ATGAGCATTCGGAGACCTTTGCTGCTGCCACTGGCTCCGGTGTATGGAGTAGGACTGGCCGTTAAACAGCTGCTGTTTCGGCTGGGGTGGCTGAAGCAGAGACGGCTGGCGAATCCGGTCATCAGCGTGGGCAGTGTGTCGGCGGGCGGAGCGGGAAAGACTCCGGTGGTAATGATGCTGGCCGGGATGCTGCGGCGGCGGGGGTATACGGTAACGATTCTGACGCGGGGATTTGGTCGTGCTCCCAAAACAGTGGAACGGGTAGAGCCGTATGGCGATGCGGCGTGGTTTGGCGATGAGCCTGTCCTAATGGCACAACGGGCGGGCGTGCCTGTGTTTGTCGGTGCGGATCGTTACAGTGCGGGCGTGCTGGCGGAGCAGAGTGAGACCACGGGGAAGATTGCCGTGCATCTGCTGGATGATGGTTTTCAGCATAGAAAGCTGGCCCGCGATATCGATATTGTTTTGCTGACGCAGGAAGATGTGGAGGACACTCTGCTGCCCGCGGGCAATCTGCGCGAGCCGCTATCGGCGCTGCGTGGGGCTGATGTGATTGTTGTGCGCGAGGAAGAGTTGGAGCGGCTGCAGAGCTTCATCGGGGGGCTCTCGCACAAGGGAAATCCGATTGCGGTGTGGGTGATACGGCGGCGGCTGAGCCTGGATGGAGAGGGGGGGAAATTGCTGAAGGGGCGGCGACTGGCCTTTTGTGGAATTGCGAGACCGAAGGACTTTACCGGGATGCTCCTCGCGGGGGGATGCCAACCGATAGAGACGGTCGTATTTCCCGACCATTATGCATATACCGATCAGGATGTTGCCCAATTGCAGCAAGAGGCGCGGCGGCATGGCGCGGACGGATTTGTGACCACGGAGAAAGACGCCGTAAAGCTGACACCGGCGATGCGCGAGCATCTGGAGGCTGTGGGGCCGCTGGTGGTGGCGCGGCTAGGAGTGGAGTTAGTGGACGAATCGAGCGCGATCATGCAATTGATCGCAATGGAACCTCGGCTCGACCGGCGCAGCCAGAATCGTTGA
- a CDS encoding 3-deoxy-D-manno-octulosonic acid transferase — MWVYSALLLATLVVGAPYWLLRMATSGRYRAGLAGRLGWVPRELRTAVAGREVVWVHAVSVGEVMAATQLIRELGAVRSEWLIAVSTTTATGQRLAKERLPESPVFYLPLDFAFVVRRYLRVLRPKLLVLMESELWPNLMLQCAKAGVPMAVVNARVSDRSLPRYLRLRRLWRPLLAKISLFLAQSEETAERLVRIGAPADRVRVTGNLKYDLREGRESSLVAMLRAQLSDGARVIVCGSTLEGEEKILLAAWPRVLATEPNAVMVLAPRHPDRFAAVAAIIEGSGFTMVRASEFRERADALGPVAAGSIFLLDTIGDLAAMYSLGAVAFVGGSLVNAGGHNPLEPARFGVPVLMGTSFENFREIVGMLQAHHAVRTVSAVMLAETLVAMLRQIDDTLAMGRRGREVFDAQAGATTRTVEALTTLLKERVVSTR, encoded by the coding sequence ATGTGGGTGTATAGCGCGCTACTGCTGGCGACCCTTGTGGTGGGAGCGCCATATTGGCTGCTGCGCATGGCGACCAGTGGGCGCTATCGCGCCGGGTTGGCGGGGCGGCTGGGATGGGTGCCGAGAGAGCTGCGGACGGCCGTTGCAGGGCGCGAGGTGGTTTGGGTCCATGCGGTTTCGGTGGGCGAGGTAATGGCGGCGACGCAGTTGATTCGGGAGCTTGGCGCGGTGCGGTCTGAGTGGCTGATTGCAGTGTCGACTACGACGGCGACCGGGCAGCGGCTGGCGAAGGAGCGTTTGCCGGAGTCGCCGGTGTTTTATCTGCCGCTGGATTTTGCGTTTGTGGTGCGGCGATATCTGCGGGTGCTGCGGCCGAAGCTGCTGGTGTTGATGGAGAGCGAACTTTGGCCAAATCTGATGTTGCAATGCGCGAAGGCGGGAGTGCCGATGGCGGTGGTGAATGCGCGGGTGTCGGATCGGTCGCTGCCGCGCTATCTGCGGCTGCGACGGCTTTGGCGGCCACTCCTGGCGAAGATTTCGCTGTTTCTGGCACAGAGCGAGGAGACTGCAGAGCGTCTGGTGCGGATTGGCGCGCCTGCTGACCGGGTGCGGGTGACAGGAAATCTGAAGTACGACCTGCGGGAGGGGCGGGAGAGCTCGCTGGTGGCGATGCTGCGGGCACAGTTATCTGATGGGGCTCGGGTGATTGTGTGCGGCTCGACGCTGGAGGGCGAGGAAAAGATACTGCTTGCGGCGTGGCCTCGGGTGCTGGCGACGGAGCCGAATGCGGTGATGGTGCTGGCTCCGCGGCATCCCGACCGGTTTGCTGCCGTTGCCGCAATAATTGAAGGAAGTGGGTTTACGATGGTGCGGGCAAGCGAGTTTCGCGAGCGGGCGGATGCTCTGGGGCCGGTGGCGGCAGGCAGTATTTTTTTGCTGGATACGATTGGCGATCTAGCGGCGATGTATTCGCTGGGCGCGGTAGCGTTTGTGGGGGGCAGCCTGGTTAATGCGGGCGGCCACAATCCGCTGGAGCCTGCGCGGTTTGGGGTTCCGGTGCTGATGGGAACATCGTTTGAGAACTTCCGCGAGATTGTGGGAATGTTGCAGGCGCATCATGCGGTGCGCACGGTATCGGCGGTGATGCTGGCGGAAACACTTGTTGCGATGCTACGTCAGATAGATGACACACTGGCTATGGGTCGGCGGGGGCGCGAGGTCTTTGACGCGCAGGCGGGCGCTACTACGCGTACAGTGGAGGCGCTGACAACGTTGCTGAAAGAGAGAGTGGTGAGTACGCGATGA
- a CDS encoding GNAT family N-acetyltransferase, whose amino-acid sequence MLNIRPATPADVPQILAFIRDLATYEREPDAVHATEADLLRDGFGPTPRFHCLIADWDGIPAGFALYFHNYSTWRGHTGIHVEDLFVHPEHRGRGIGKALLTRVAAVAVEEGCHRLQWDVLEWNTPAIGFYEQLGAQMLMEWRTMRVNHEALPALAVQSK is encoded by the coding sequence ATGCTCAACATCCGCCCCGCCACTCCAGCCGACGTCCCCCAAATCCTCGCCTTCATCCGCGACCTCGCCACCTATGAGCGCGAACCGGACGCCGTCCACGCCACCGAAGCTGATCTGTTACGCGATGGCTTCGGCCCCACGCCGCGCTTCCACTGCCTCATCGCCGACTGGGACGGCATCCCCGCAGGCTTCGCCCTCTACTTCCACAACTACTCCACCTGGCGTGGCCACACCGGCATTCACGTCGAAGACCTCTTCGTCCACCCCGAGCATCGCGGCAGGGGAATCGGCAAAGCCCTGCTCACCCGCGTCGCCGCCGTCGCCGTCGAAGAGGGCTGCCACCGCCTGCAATGGGACGTCCTCGAATGGAACACCCCCGCCATCGGCTTCTACGAGCAGCTAGGCGCACAAATGCTGATGGAGTGGCGCACCATGCGCGTCAACCACGAAGCTCTGCCAGCCCTCGCCGTGCAGAGCAAATAA
- a CDS encoding PEP-CTERM sorting domain-containing protein has protein sequence MKTLLGRTAPSFAIADRASARAVSRSKVILSALLVVAASVAMAPTARADAFNFSFNGGGLSGSGVLDVSNTPVPGVPGAFQVTGISGTFSDSNVGLTNAAITGLIGTSLPSGINADGTFIPPGTFALGASDSLSFDDLFYPGGDSPWVCPPPPPGDTHAPYPFHGGTLDIYGLLFNVDGGYTVNLWSNGVLPELGLTYGVTDSLNGARLNSFGEPFADPGVNLTTSAVPEPGSLFLLGTGMLGLVSGLRRRFSA, from the coding sequence ATGAAAACTCTATTGGGCAGAACCGCGCCCTCATTCGCAATCGCAGACCGGGCCTCCGCGCGGGCTGTCTCACGCTCCAAGGTAATTCTTTCGGCTTTGCTGGTCGTGGCGGCGAGTGTTGCCATGGCTCCGACGGCGAGGGCCGACGCATTCAACTTCTCGTTCAACGGCGGGGGGCTTAGCGGCTCCGGCGTTCTCGATGTTTCGAATACACCGGTTCCGGGGGTTCCCGGCGCATTTCAGGTTACCGGAATCAGCGGCACGTTCTCGGACAGCAACGTCGGTCTCACGAACGCGGCGATCACCGGACTAATAGGGACCTCCCTGCCCTCCGGCATCAATGCCGACGGCACCTTCATTCCTCCGGGCACGTTTGCGCTCGGTGCCAGCGATAGCTTGTCCTTTGACGACCTGTTCTATCCGGGCGGGGACTCCCCCTGGGTATGCCCTCCTCCGCCCCCGGGTGATACACACGCGCCCTATCCATTTCACGGTGGCACGCTCGACATTTACGGTCTGCTGTTTAATGTGGATGGAGGATACACCGTGAATCTGTGGAGCAATGGCGTGCTGCCGGAACTCGGGCTGACCTACGGAGTTACTGATTCCCTCAATGGAGCCAGGCTCAATTCGTTCGGAGAGCCGTTTGCCGATCCCGGAGTAAACCTGACCACTTCGGCGGTGCCGGAGCCGGGTTCGCTGTTCCTGCTGGGAACGGGAATGCTTGGTTTGGTCAGTGGCTTGAGACGCAGATTTAGCGCTTAA